DNA from Dictyostelium discoideum AX4 chromosome Un chrUn_0002, whole genome shotgun sequence:
TATATTTaaagtgaatttaaatttcctttaaacataaatttaaggtttttaataaaaaagatctaATTTTAGAACAAAAAAATGGGGATAAAATAttctatcatttttaaatttttcatcaaAGCAATCAAATGGTTTAATGGTTGATGAGACTACCCTTTGATAGAGGGTCGGGGGATCGAATCccttttggtaatttttgaaaaattaaaaaaaaaattttaaaaaatttatccgTTAAATAACGGCTTCGAACTCAGGACCTCGCTTTTAAAGCCAttaaaaaggtaattttaaaggtaattttaaaggtaatttttaaggtgattttaaagtaaccttaaaaattacctttaaaattacctttaaaatttttttaattcaggactttaaagcaaatttaaatttaatttaaagcgAATTTAAAGGTGGTTTTTTCTTCGCTGTGATTTATCCTTGTCCAAAACATGTCTGCTACTGTTAACAATATTTAAGCCTCTAGTAGTTACTCTGCCTGAATCCTTTGATTTAAGAATGAAATCAATGGAGGatcaaatcaacaacattTCCTTAGCCTTTACCATATTCATGAAAGAAACTATGTTCTCTTCAAATATGAACTCTCCTAGCCAACGTTCTCATGATGACTCTGACACCgagaatgaaaaaaataaagaaaaaagtaaCAATGTCGATGTTCCAACTGACTATCAATTAT
Protein-coding regions in this window:
- a CDS encoding hypothetical protein (Slime mold (D.discoideum) transposon DIRS-1, complete, clone SB41), whose protein sequence is MKSMEDQINNISLAFTIFMKETMFSSNMNSPSQRSHDDSDTENEKNKEKSNNVDVPTDYQLSYSLLVQGLFVEKRM